From Suncus etruscus isolate mSunEtr1 chromosome 6, mSunEtr1.pri.cur, whole genome shotgun sequence, one genomic window encodes:
- the DUSP1 gene encoding dual specificity protein phosphatase 1: MVMEVGGLDAGGLRTLLRERAAQVLLLDCRSFFAFNAGHIAGSVNVRFSTIVRRRAKGALGLEHIVPNAELRGRLLAGAYRAVVLLDERSRALDGAKRDATLALAAGALCREAGATRVLLLQGGYEAFSASYPELCSKQPTPLGLNLPLSTSVPDSAESGCSSCSTPLYDQGGPVEILPFLYLGSAYHASRKDMLDALGITALINVSANCPNHFEGHYQYKSIPVEDNHKADISSWFNEAIDFIDSIKNAGGRVFVHCQAGISRSATICLAYLMRTNRVKLDEAFEFVKQRRSIISPNFSFMGQLLQFESQVLAPHCSAEAGSPAIAVLDRGTSVFNFPVSIPVHTGSSALSYLHSPITTSPSC; encoded by the exons ATGGTGATGGAGGTGGGCGGCCTGGACGCGGGCGGCCTGCGGACGCTGCTGCGGGAGCGCGCGGCGCAGGTCCTGCTGCTGGACTGCCGCTCCTTCTTCGCCTTCAACGCGGGCCACATCGCGGGCTCGGTGAACGTGCGCTTCAGCACCATCGTGCGGCGCCGCGCCAAGGgcgccctggggctggagcacatCGTGCCCAACGCCGAGCTGCGCGGCCGCCTGCTGGCCGGCGCCTACCGCGCCGTGGTGCTGCTGGACGAGCGCAGCCGCGCCCTGGACGGCGCCAAGCGCGACGCCACCCTGGCCCTGGCGGCCGGGGCGCTGTGCCGCGAGGCCGGCGCCACCCGCGTCCTCCTGCTGCAAG GAGGATACGAAGCGTTCTCGGCGTCCTACCCCGAGCTGTGCAGCAAGCAGCCGACCCCCCTGGGACTCAACCTTCCCCTGAGTACTAGCGTCCCTGACAGCGCCGAATCGGGGTGCAGTTCCTGCAGCACCCCGCTCTATGATCAG GGTGGCCCAGTGGAGATCCTCCCCTTCCTGTACCTGGGCAGTGCCTACCATGCCTCCCGCAAGGACATGCTGGACGCCTTGGGCATCACCGCCTTGATCAACGTCTCGGCCAACTGTCCCAACCACTTTGAGGGTCACTACCAATACAAGAGCATCCCAGTGGAAGACAACCATAAGGCGGACATCAGCTCCTGGTTTAACGAGGCCATTGACTTCATAG ATTCCATCAAGAATGCAGGTGGGCGGGTGTTCGTCCACTGCCAGGCAGGCATCTCCCGATCGGCCACCATCTGCCTCGCTTACCTCATGAGGACTAACCGTGTCAAGCTGGATGAGGCTTTTGAGTTTGTGAAGCAGCGAAGGAGCATCATCTCCCCCAACTTCAGCTTCATGGGCCAATTGTTACAGTTTGAATCCCAGGTCCTGGCCCCCCACTGCTCGGCAGAGGCAGGGAGCCCCGCCATTGCCGTGCTTGACAGGGGCACCTCAGTCTTCAACTTCCCTGTCTCCATCCCCGTGCACACAGGAAGCAGCGCACTGAGCTACCTACATAGTCCCATCACCACCTCTCCTAGCTGCTGA